A single genomic interval of Flavobacterium sp. N2820 harbors:
- a CDS encoding diacylglycerol kinase: MKFEKDETLFTGRLKSMVFALKGAFKLITTEHSVMVQSSLAVLMTIAGFYFGINRMEWMMQILAFGLVLSIEGLNTAVEKIADFIHPNYHERIGFIKDIAAGAVFFAALTAIAIGCIIYFPYLF, encoded by the coding sequence ATGAAATTTGAAAAAGACGAAACACTTTTTACCGGTAGACTAAAAAGTATGGTATTTGCACTCAAAGGTGCTTTTAAATTAATTACAACTGAACACAGTGTAATGGTTCAATCGTCATTAGCAGTGCTAATGACGATTGCTGGTTTTTATTTTGGCATTAACCGAATGGAATGGATGATGCAAATCTTAGCGTTCGGTTTGGTTTTAAGCATTGAAGGTTTAAATACAGCTGTTGAAAAAATTGCCGATTTTATTCATCCTAATTACCACGAACGCATTGGTTTTATTAAAGATATTGCAGCTGGCGCTGTGTTTTTTGCAGCCTTAACCGCAATAGCAATAGGATGTATTATTTATTTTCCATATTTGTTTTAA
- a CDS encoding fasciclin domain-containing protein, whose amino-acid sequence MKTYKILATSIVAFGLLFSSTTFAQSKEKTVEVGGAPMYPSKNIVENAVNSKDHTTLVAAVKAAGLVDVLMSDGPFTVFAPTNAAFDKLPKGTVETLLKPENKEMLQTILKYHVAAGKWSSKDIVDAIKKGNGKYSFKTVSGGTLTAWMKGKDVYITDENGNSAKVTIADVNQKNGVIHVIDAVITPKS is encoded by the coding sequence ATGAAAACCTACAAAATTTTAGCTACCAGTATAGTAGCCTTCGGATTATTATTTAGTTCAACAACATTTGCACAATCTAAAGAGAAAACGGTTGAAGTGGGTGGCGCTCCAATGTACCCAAGTAAAAATATTGTTGAAAATGCAGTAAATTCTAAAGACCATACTACTTTAGTAGCCGCAGTAAAAGCAGCAGGATTAGTAGACGTATTAATGTCAGATGGACCATTCACCGTTTTTGCCCCAACAAATGCAGCGTTTGATAAATTACCAAAAGGAACTGTTGAAACATTACTAAAGCCAGAAAATAAAGAAATGTTGCAAACTATTTTAAAGTACCATGTTGCGGCAGGAAAATGGAGTTCAAAAGATATTGTTGATGCCATCAAAAAAGGTAATGGGAAATATTCTTTTAAAACGGTAAGTGGCGGCACACTAACCGCTTGGATGAAAGGTAAAGATGTTTACATTACAGATGAAAATGGGAATAGTGCTAAAGTAACAATTGCAGATGTGAATCAAAAAAATGGTGTTATACACGTTATAGATGCTGTAATAACACCTAAATCATAA
- the tpx gene encoding thiol peroxidase yields MATVTLGGNPIHTSGELPKVGTKATDFNLVKTDLETASLADFAGSRVVLNIFPSVDTGTCAASVRKFNEKASTLENTKVLCISRDLPFAQKRFCGAEGLENVINLSDFKEGSFGKNYGLEITDGPLAGLHSRVVVVLDENGTILHTEQVNEIADEPNYEAALAVL; encoded by the coding sequence ATGGCAACAGTAACATTAGGAGGAAATCCAATTCACACATCAGGTGAATTACCAAAAGTAGGTACAAAAGCTACAGATTTTAATTTAGTTAAAACCGATTTAGAAACTGCATCTTTAGCTGATTTTGCAGGATCTCGAGTAGTATTAAATATTTTTCCAAGTGTAGATACGGGAACGTGTGCTGCATCTGTGCGCAAATTCAACGAAAAAGCAAGTACTTTAGAAAACACAAAAGTACTTTGTATTTCAAGAGATTTACCATTTGCTCAAAAACGTTTTTGCGGTGCTGAAGGATTAGAAAACGTCATCAACCTTTCTGATTTTAAAGAAGGTAGTTTTGGAAAAAATTATGGTTTAGAAATTACAGACGGACCTTTAGCAGGTTTACATTCTCGTGTGGTTGTAGTTTTAGACGAAAACGGAACGATACTTCACACTGAACAAGTAAACGAGATTGCAGACGAACCTAATTATGAAGCTGCTTTAGCTGTATTATAG
- a CDS encoding alpha/beta hydrolase — translation MNLHYLIQEPKVKHDKNPLLLLLHGYGSNEEDLFSFAPELPDDSYVISVRAPYDLQPYGHAWYAIHFDADENKFSDNEQAKESVELIAHFIDEIVKKYPIDESNIALIGFSQGAILSYATALTYPEKVTKVVALSGYLNQEIIPEVLDTKAISHLKFFISHGSVDQVIPVDWARKAKPALEKLGLETEYQEYPIGHGVSPKNFFDFKVWLTK, via the coding sequence ATGAATTTACACTATTTAATACAAGAACCAAAAGTTAAACACGATAAAAACCCGTTATTACTACTATTACATGGTTATGGCAGCAATGAAGAAGATTTATTTTCTTTCGCTCCCGAATTGCCCGATGATAGTTATGTGATTTCTGTTCGCGCACCTTATGATTTACAACCTTATGGTCATGCTTGGTATGCGATTCATTTTGATGCTGATGAAAATAAATTTTCAGATAACGAACAAGCAAAAGAATCGGTTGAACTTATTGCTCATTTTATTGATGAAATCGTAAAAAAATATCCAATAGATGAATCAAATATTGCATTAATTGGTTTTAGTCAAGGCGCCATTTTAAGTTATGCCACTGCCCTAACCTATCCTGAAAAAGTAACAAAAGTTGTTGCTTTAAGTGGTTATTTAAATCAAGAAATCATACCTGAAGTTCTCGATACAAAAGCTATTTCGCATTTAAAATTCTTTATTTCTCACGGAAGTGTTGACCAAGTTATCCCTGTAGATTGGGCCCGCAAAGCTAAACCTGCTTTAGAAAAATTAGGCTTAGAAACCGAATACCAAGAATACCCAATTGGTCATGGTGTTTCACCAAAAAATTTCTTTGATTTTAAAGTATGGTTAACCAAATAA